A region of the Oceanihabitans sp. IOP_32 genome:
AGAAGGTGGTCCAGACCCGGAAAATAATGCGCGTTTGCGAGCCGTTATTCAAAACGCAAAGGCCGTAAACATGCCTAAAGACAATGTAGAACGCGCTATTAAAAAAGCAAGTGAAAAAGGTCAAGGCGATTATAAAGAAGTTATTTTTGAGGGCTATGCCCCCCATGGCATAGCGGTTTTAGTAGAAACAGCAACCGATAATAACACCAGAACCGTTGCCAATGTACGTAGCTACTTTAATAAATGTGATGGCAGTTTAGGCACCTCTGGCTCGGTGGTTTTTATGTTCGATCACACTTGCAATTTTAGAATTAACGCCGAAGGTTTAGACCCCGAAGAATTAGAGCTCGAATTTATAGACTTTGGAGCCGAAGAAGTTTTTGAAGACGACGATGGCATCCTAATCTACGCTCCTTTTGAAAGCTTTGGTGCCATTCAAGCCGAATTAGAAAATCGAAATATCGAAATATTATCCTCTGGTTTCGAGCGTATTCCTCAAGTTACCAAATCGTTAACTGCAGAGCAGGCGGCAGATGTAGAGAAACTCCTAGAAAAACTTGAAGAAGATGACGATGTGCAAAATGTGTATCACACCATGGAGGAACGCACGTAATAAAACGCTATTTGAAGCATAGTTTAATAAAAAAGACGTCGTCTCTATTAAAAAAATGTTCTTTCTTTATTAAGCACCTTGAAAACAATGCGTTATGAGAACCTCATAGACCTAACAGGTTTTTGAAACCCGTTAGGTCTTATTAACGCTTAAATTGATAATTATTAGCACAATAGATTAGTCTTATTATATACTTAAGCTAATAAAATCGCCCATCGTTTCTCGTTAAAAATGCAAAACTTTACTTATTCTTCACATAAATCAATTTAAACTTCGAACTGCTTTTTTTATCGCGCTGTTCCATTTCAAACTGTGGTAACGACTTAAAAAGCGGAGTTAGTTTGGCAAAACCAAAGTTTCTTGAATCGAAATTGGGTTGTTTTTTCAAAATTAAAGACCCCACATCACCAAGAAACGCCCAGCCATCATCATCGGCAGCATCATCAACCGAGGTTTGCAACATTTTAATAACTTTAGGAGTGATATTGTATAAATTTTCTTTTTTAGTGATCATGCCCTTTTCATCTTTATCACTTTCGCTTTTAAGAATTTCAATATAAATAAATTTATCGCAGGCCACAATAAACGGATTTGGCGTTTTCTTCTCGCCCATGCCGTAAACCATCATACCGGCTTCTCGCAAACGTGTTGCCAATTTGGTGAAATCACTATCTGACGATACCAGACAAAATGCATTTACTTTTCCAGAGTATAG
Encoded here:
- a CDS encoding YebC/PmpR family DNA-binding transcriptional regulator, with translation MGRAFEFRKARKMKRWSAMSKAFTRIGKDIVMAVKEGGPDPENNARLRAVIQNAKAVNMPKDNVERAIKKASEKGQGDYKEVIFEGYAPHGIAVLVETATDNNTRTVANVRSYFNKCDGSLGTSGSVVFMFDHTCNFRINAEGLDPEELELEFIDFGAEEVFEDDDGILIYAPFESFGAIQAELENRNIEILSSGFERIPQVTKSLTAEQAADVEKLLEKLEEDDDVQNVYHTMEERT
- a CDS encoding NYN domain-containing protein — protein: MTKDTKIAVLIDGDNVPSKYITEMMEEIAKYGTPTIKRIYGDWTKPHLSKWKNILLENAITPIQQYGYTTGKNATDSAMIIDAMDILYSGKVNAFCLVSSDSDFTKLATRLREAGMMVYGMGEKKTPNPFIVACDKFIYIEILKSESDKDEKGMITKKENLYNITPKVIKMLQTSVDDAADDDGWAFLGDVGSLILKKQPNFDSRNFGFAKLTPLFKSLPQFEMEQRDKKSSSKFKLIYVKNK